A region from the Pseudomonas cucumis genome encodes:
- a CDS encoding 3-deoxy-7-phosphoheptulonate synthase: MADLPINDLNVASNETLITPDQLKRDIPLSDAALRTVTKGREVIRNILDGTDHRLFVVIGPCSIHDIKAAHEYAERLKVLAAEVSDTLYLVMRVYFEKPRTTVGWKGLINDPYLDDSFKIQDGLHIGRQLLLDLAEMGLPTATEALDPISPQYLQDLISWSAIGARTTESQTHREMASGLSSAVGFKNGTDGGLTVAINALQSVSSPHRFLGINQEGGVSIVTTKGNAYGHVVLRGGNGKPNYDSVSVALCEQALNKAKIKPNIMVDCSHANSNKDPALQPLVMENVANQILEGNQSIIGLMVESHLNWGCQAIPKDLADLQYGVSITDACIDWTATENTLRSMHIKLKDVLPKRNRS; the protein is encoded by the coding sequence ATGGCTGATTTACCGATCAACGACCTTAACGTCGCCTCCAACGAGACCCTGATCACTCCCGATCAGCTCAAGCGTGATATCCCTCTGAGCGACGCTGCCCTGCGCACCGTCACCAAGGGCCGCGAAGTCATTCGCAACATTCTTGATGGCACCGACCACCGCCTGTTCGTCGTGATCGGGCCGTGCTCGATCCATGACATCAAGGCGGCCCACGAATACGCCGAGCGTCTGAAAGTGCTCGCGGCGGAAGTGTCCGATACCTTGTATCTGGTCATGCGCGTGTATTTCGAGAAACCACGTACCACCGTCGGCTGGAAAGGCTTGATCAACGACCCGTACCTGGACGACTCGTTCAAGATTCAGGATGGCTTGCACATTGGTCGTCAGTTGCTGCTGGACCTGGCCGAAATGGGCCTGCCGACCGCGACCGAAGCCCTCGACCCGATCTCCCCGCAATACTTGCAGGACCTGATCAGCTGGTCGGCGATCGGCGCACGCACCACCGAATCCCAGACTCACCGTGAAATGGCTTCCGGCCTGTCCTCGGCTGTCGGCTTCAAGAACGGCACCGACGGCGGCCTGACGGTGGCCATCAACGCCTTGCAATCGGTTTCCAGCCCGCACCGTTTCCTGGGCATCAACCAGGAAGGTGGCGTGTCGATCGTCACCACCAAGGGCAACGCCTACGGTCACGTCGTGTTGCGCGGCGGCAACGGCAAACCGAACTACGATTCGGTCAGCGTCGCGCTCTGCGAGCAAGCGCTGAACAAGGCGAAGATCAAGCCGAACATCATGGTCGATTGCAGCCACGCCAACTCCAACAAGGACCCGGCCCTGCAACCGCTGGTGATGGAGAACGTCGCCAACCAGATCCTCGAAGGCAACCAGTCGATCATCGGCCTGATGGTCGAAAGTCACCTGAACTGGGGCTGCCAGGCGATCCCGAAAGACCTCGCCGACCTGCAATACGGCGTGTCAATCACCGATGCCTGCATCGACTGGACCGCCACCGAAAACACCTTGCGCAGCATGCACATCAAGCTCAAGGACGTGCTGCCAAAACGCAATCGCAGCTGA
- a CDS encoding GNAT family N-acetyltransferase yields the protein MSEALSIHHDQAGHQFETTVDGYRAYLTYMDLGKQTLDIYRTFVPNALRGRGIAAALTEQALQYAEEMGYTVIPSCSYVERYMERHQRHAAKL from the coding sequence ATGAGCGAGGCGTTGTCCATCCACCATGACCAGGCTGGTCATCAGTTCGAGACCACTGTGGACGGTTATCGTGCCTACCTGACCTATATGGATCTGGGAAAACAGACCCTGGATATTTATCGTACCTTTGTGCCCAATGCGCTGCGGGGTCGCGGCATCGCGGCGGCGTTGACCGAGCAGGCACTGCAATACGCTGAGGAAATGGGCTACACGGTCATTCCATCGTGTTCCTACGTGGAGCGCTACATGGAGCGTCACCAGCGGCATGCCGCCAAGCTGTGA
- the oprI gene encoding outer membrane lipoprotei OprI, with protein MNNVLKFSALALAAVLATGCSSVSKETEARLTATEDAAARSQARADEAYRKADEALAAAQKAQQTADEANERALRMLEKASRK; from the coding sequence ATGAACAACGTTCTGAAATTCTCTGCTCTGGCTCTGGCCGCAGTTCTGGCTACCGGTTGCAGCAGCGTATCGAAAGAAACCGAAGCACGTCTGACTGCTACTGAAGACGCAGCAGCTCGCTCCCAGGCTCGTGCAGACGAAGCTTACCGTAAAGCTGATGAAGCTCTGGCTGCTGCTCAAAAAGCACAACAGACTGCTGACGAAGCTAACGAGCGTGCTCTGCGCATGCTGGAAAAAGCTAGCCGCAAGTAA
- a CDS encoding L,D-transpeptidase family protein: MLPRFPAVTRCLSLAALCVAGPVAALELPLPPPGEDIIGQVQVIKAKYEDTFADLGTTYDLGYSEMVAANPGVDPWLPGAGTEVVLPTRFILPPGPREGIVINLAEYRLYYFPKGRDVVYTFPLGIGREGWGSPIAHTSIIAKTPNPTWTPPASIKAEHAADGDPLPNVVPAGPDNPLGPFKFTLGTPGYLIHGSNKKFGIGMRTSHGCFRMFNNNVLEMASMVPVGTSVRIINDPYKFGLSGGKVYLEAHTPLDDKGNPSVVDKHTAVINAMLKREDITNNLRMNWDVVRDVVAAEDGLPVEIAVPNASEPMVSSAPIDLQQ, translated from the coding sequence ATGTTGCCGCGCTTTCCCGCCGTCACCCGCTGCCTGTCTCTTGCTGCGCTCTGCGTGGCGGGTCCCGTTGCAGCATTGGAGCTACCCCTGCCACCACCCGGTGAAGACATCATCGGCCAGGTGCAAGTGATCAAGGCCAAGTACGAAGACACCTTCGCCGACCTTGGCACCACTTACGATCTGGGCTACTCGGAAATGGTCGCGGCCAACCCGGGCGTTGATCCATGGTTGCCGGGCGCGGGTACCGAAGTGGTGCTGCCAACGCGCTTCATCCTGCCGCCGGGCCCCCGTGAAGGCATCGTCATCAACCTGGCCGAATACCGTCTCTACTATTTCCCGAAAGGCCGGGACGTGGTGTACACCTTCCCGCTGGGTATCGGCCGTGAAGGCTGGGGCTCGCCGATTGCCCACACCAGCATCATCGCCAAGACGCCGAACCCGACCTGGACGCCTCCAGCGTCGATCAAGGCCGAGCACGCCGCTGATGGCGATCCGCTGCCGAATGTGGTGCCGGCCGGCCCGGACAACCCGCTGGGGCCGTTCAAGTTCACGCTGGGCACTCCGGGCTACCTGATTCACGGTTCGAACAAGAAATTCGGTATCGGCATGCGCACCAGTCATGGTTGCTTCCGCATGTTCAACAACAACGTGCTGGAAATGGCCAGCATGGTGCCGGTCGGGACGTCGGTGCGGATCATCAATGACCCGTACAAGTTCGGCCTCAGTGGCGGCAAGGTTTATCTGGAAGCGCACACGCCGCTGGACGACAAGGGCAACCCTTCGGTGGTCGACAAGCACACCGCAGTGATCAATGCGATGCTCAAGCGTGAGGACATCACCAACAACTTGCGCATGAACTGGGATGTAGTGCGTGACGTGGTTGCCGCTGAAGATGGTCTGCCGGTGGAAATCGCCGTGCCGAATGCGTCAGAGCCGATGGTATCGAGTGCACCGATTGATCTGCAGCAATAA
- a CDS encoding arylesterase, translating to MRVWFLSAGLALMCMAQSAAAGTVLIVGDSISAGFGLDTRLGWVSLLEQRLKREGFDDKVVNASISGDTSAGGRARLPALLAEHKPELVILELGGNDGLRGMLPTQLQQNLASMIDSSRASGAKVLLLGMQLPPNYGVRYTQAFAEVFTQVADEKKIPLVPFFLDGVGGHPDLMQGDGLHPAAAAQDKLLENVWPTLKPLL from the coding sequence ATGCGTGTGTGGTTTTTGAGTGCTGGCCTGGCCTTGATGTGCATGGCCCAGAGCGCAGCGGCGGGTACAGTCCTGATCGTTGGCGATAGTATCAGCGCCGGTTTCGGCCTGGATACCCGCTTGGGGTGGGTGTCTTTGCTTGAGCAACGGCTCAAGCGCGAAGGTTTCGACGATAAGGTGGTCAATGCATCCATCAGCGGCGACACCAGCGCCGGAGGCCGGGCGCGCCTGCCGGCGCTGCTTGCAGAGCATAAACCGGAGCTGGTTATCCTTGAGTTGGGGGGCAATGATGGGTTGCGCGGAATGCTGCCAACACAATTGCAACAAAATCTTGCGTCGATGATCGACAGCTCCCGCGCCAGTGGTGCCAAGGTACTGCTGCTGGGCATGCAACTTCCACCCAACTATGGTGTGCGTTACACCCAGGCCTTTGCCGAGGTTTTCACCCAGGTGGCCGATGAGAAAAAGATCCCGCTGGTACCGTTTTTTCTCGACGGTGTGGGTGGTCATCCGGACCTGATGCAAGGCGACGGCCTGCACCCGGCTGCGGCGGCTCAGGACAAGTTGCTGGAAAATGTCTGGCCGACACTGAAACCGCTGCTTTGA
- a CDS encoding ABC transporter ATP-binding protein — MGASILTAKNLSKVVPSAEGELTILHELSLELNKGDSLAIVGASGSGKSTLLGLLAGLDLPSSGEVTLAGQGLSNLDEDQRARIRAEHVGFVFQSFQLLDSLNALENVMLPLELDGRKDARERATELLQRVGLGQRLTHSPRQLSGGEQQRVAIARAFAAEPDVLFADEPTGNLDSHTGERISDLLFELNQESGTTLVLVTHDERLAHRCRRLIRLEAGLLVAPLEP, encoded by the coding sequence ATGGGCGCAAGCATTCTCACCGCGAAGAACCTCAGCAAAGTGGTTCCGAGCGCGGAAGGTGAACTGACTATCCTGCACGAACTCAGCCTGGAACTGAACAAGGGCGATAGCCTGGCCATCGTCGGCGCCTCCGGTTCCGGCAAATCCACTCTCCTGGGCCTGCTCGCCGGCCTCGACCTGCCGAGCAGCGGCGAAGTCACCCTCGCCGGGCAAGGCCTAAGCAATCTCGATGAAGACCAACGCGCGCGCATCCGCGCCGAGCATGTGGGGTTTGTCTTTCAATCATTCCAGCTGCTCGACAGTCTCAATGCCTTGGAAAACGTCATGCTGCCGCTGGAACTCGATGGCCGCAAAGACGCTCGCGAGCGCGCCACCGAACTGCTGCAACGGGTCGGTCTGGGCCAGCGCCTGACGCACTCGCCGCGTCAGCTTTCCGGTGGCGAGCAGCAGCGCGTGGCGATTGCCCGGGCGTTCGCCGCCGAGCCCGACGTGTTATTCGCCGATGAACCCACCGGCAACCTCGACAGCCACACCGGCGAGCGCATCAGCGATCTGCTGTTCGAACTCAACCAGGAAAGCGGCACGACCCTGGTGCTGGTGACCCACGACGAACGCCTGGCACATCGCTGCCGGCGCCTGATCCGCCTTGAAGCCGGCCTGCTGGTCGCCCCTCTGGAGCCTTGA
- a CDS encoding ABC transporter permease translates to MARLPLLRLFSLAIRQLLRDARAGELRVLFFALLVAVAASTAIGYFGARLNGAMMLRATEFLGADLVLEGSSPARPEQVRSGTELGLEHAQVVEFSSVIATDNGIQLSSIKAADDIYPLRGELKSAPAPFATEEPGGGPKPGEAWVEARLLTALDLKIGDSIDVGMKTLTLARVLTYEPDRAGNFYSLTPRVLINLSDLEATGVVQPGSRVSYRELWRGNASALETYRQLIKPGLAANQRIQDARDGNRQIGGALGKAERYLNMASLVAVLLSGVAVALSATRFATRRFDASALLRCLGLSRRETMVLFSLQLTVLGLLASISGALLGWLAQLGLFALLHDLLPTDVPPGGLLPAIAGIGTGLVALAGFALPPLAALGRVPPLRVLRRDMLPIPSSTWIVYGAALGALGLIMWRLSLDLLLTFALLGGGVIAALVLGGLLLLLLKSLRRMLARAALPWRLGLGQLLRHPLAAAGQALAFGLILLSMALIALLRGELLDTWQNQLPKNAPNYFALNILPADKQAFTDRLMELSAQSAPLYPVVPGRLISINGEPVQEIVSKDSAGDRAIQRDLSLTWAADLPAGNKLTAGNWWDQQPADEIPGVSVEGKVAESLKLKLGDHMVFTVGGVNREAKVTSLREINWDNFQPNFFMIFQPGTLKDLPATYLTSFYLAAGHDQQIVDLSRSFPAVTILQVEALLAQLRSILGQVTLAVEYVLLFVLAAGMAVLFSGLQATLDERIRQGALLRALGAERQLLVRARRIEFGLLGAVSGLLAALGSELVSLVLYRYAFDLPWHPHPWLLVLPLIGAVLIGGAGVFGTRRALNASPLTVLREG, encoded by the coding sequence ATGGCACGCTTGCCGCTATTGCGCCTGTTCAGTCTCGCCATCCGCCAATTGCTGCGCGATGCCCGCGCCGGTGAGTTGCGCGTGTTGTTCTTCGCCTTGCTGGTGGCTGTGGCGGCAAGTACCGCCATCGGTTACTTCGGTGCTCGCCTGAACGGCGCCATGATGCTGCGCGCCACCGAGTTTCTCGGTGCCGATCTGGTGCTCGAAGGCAGCTCACCGGCGCGACCGGAACAGGTGAGGAGCGGCACAGAGCTGGGCCTTGAACACGCTCAAGTGGTGGAGTTTTCCAGCGTCATCGCCACTGACAACGGCATTCAGCTGTCCAGTATCAAAGCCGCCGATGACATCTACCCGTTGCGCGGCGAACTGAAAAGCGCCCCCGCGCCCTTCGCGACGGAAGAACCCGGTGGCGGTCCGAAACCCGGCGAAGCCTGGGTCGAAGCGCGACTGCTGACCGCGCTGGACTTGAAGATCGGCGACAGTATCGACGTCGGCATGAAAACCCTGACGCTGGCGCGAGTACTGACCTACGAACCGGATCGCGCCGGCAATTTCTACAGCCTGACGCCACGGGTGCTGATCAACCTCAGCGACCTTGAGGCAACCGGCGTCGTGCAACCCGGCAGCCGGGTCAGTTACCGCGAACTCTGGCGCGGCAACGCCTCGGCGCTGGAAACCTATCGGCAGCTGATCAAACCCGGGCTGGCGGCCAATCAACGCATCCAGGATGCTCGCGATGGCAACCGGCAGATCGGCGGCGCCCTGGGCAAGGCTGAACGCTACTTGAACATGGCCAGCCTGGTGGCGGTGTTGCTGTCCGGTGTGGCGGTGGCGCTGTCGGCGACACGCTTCGCCACGCGCCGATTCGATGCCAGTGCATTGCTGCGCTGCCTGGGTCTGTCCCGCCGGGAAACCATGGTGCTGTTCAGTCTGCAGCTAACCGTACTTGGACTGCTCGCCAGCATCAGCGGTGCCCTGCTCGGCTGGCTGGCGCAGCTCGGGCTGTTTGCACTGCTGCATGATTTACTGCCGACCGATGTTCCACCGGGTGGCCTGCTGCCGGCCATCGCCGGGATCGGCACCGGGCTGGTCGCGCTCGCCGGCTTCGCCCTGCCACCATTGGCCGCTTTGGGTCGAGTGCCACCGCTGCGCGTGTTGCGTCGCGACATGCTGCCCATTCCGTCCAGCACCTGGATTGTTTATGGCGCGGCATTGGGCGCCCTCGGCCTGATCATGTGGCGCTTGAGCCTGGACCTGTTGCTGACCTTCGCCCTGCTAGGCGGCGGTGTGATCGCGGCGCTGGTGCTGGGCGGTTTGCTGTTGCTGCTACTGAAGAGCCTGCGCCGGATGCTGGCGCGCGCCGCATTGCCATGGCGCCTCGGGTTGGGCCAACTGCTGCGCCATCCATTGGCAGCGGCGGGTCAAGCCCTGGCCTTCGGTTTGATTCTGCTGTCCATGGCGCTGATCGCTCTGCTGCGGGGTGAGCTGCTCGACACCTGGCAAAACCAGTTGCCGAAAAACGCCCCTAACTATTTCGCCCTGAACATTCTGCCGGCGGACAAACAGGCCTTTACCGATCGACTGATGGAGTTGTCGGCACAATCGGCGCCGCTGTACCCGGTGGTACCGGGACGGCTGATCAGCATCAATGGCGAACCGGTGCAGGAGATCGTCAGCAAGGATTCGGCCGGCGATCGAGCCATTCAACGCGACTTGAGCCTGACTTGGGCGGCAGACCTGCCAGCGGGCAACAAACTCACCGCCGGCAACTGGTGGGACCAGCAACCAGCGGATGAAATACCCGGTGTTTCGGTGGAAGGTAAAGTCGCCGAAAGCCTCAAACTCAAGCTCGGCGATCACATGGTGTTCACCGTCGGCGGGGTCAATCGGGAGGCGAAAGTCACCAGCCTGCGGGAGATCAACTGGGACAACTTCCAGCCGAACTTTTTCATGATCTTCCAGCCCGGCACCTTGAAGGACTTGCCGGCGACCTACCTGACCAGTTTCTATCTGGCGGCCGGTCACGATCAGCAGATCGTCGACCTGTCCCGCAGCTTTCCGGCAGTGACCATTCTGCAGGTCGAAGCCTTGCTGGCGCAGCTGCGCAGCATTCTCGGCCAGGTCACCCTGGCAGTGGAATACGTGCTGTTGTTTGTGCTGGCGGCGGGGATGGCGGTGTTGTTCTCCGGCTTGCAGGCAACGCTGGATGAACGCATTCGCCAAGGTGCGTTGCTGCGAGCGCTAGGCGCCGAGCGGCAGTTGCTGGTCCGGGCCCGGCGTATCGAGTTCGGCCTGCTCGGCGCGGTCAGCGGGTTGTTGGCGGCACTGGGTTCGGAACTGGTGAGCCTGGTGCTCTACCGTTATGCCTTCGACCTGCCCTGGCATCCGCATCCATGGCTGTTGGTGTTGCCACTGATCGGCGCAGTACTGATCGGCGGTGCCGGTGTGTTCGGCACACGCCGCGCCTTGAACGCCAGCCCCCTGACAGTCTTGCGCGAGGGTTGA
- the greB gene encoding transcription elongation factor GreB, with the protein MSRYRPPRTAGTALITPEGEARMRAEFHELWHVRRPQVTQSVSEAAAQGDRSENAEYTYGKKMLREIDSRVRFLTKRLEALKVVSEKPSDPNKVYFGAWVTIEYEDGKESRYRIVGPDELDLKLGLISIDSPLARALIGKALDAEVRVQTPTGEQCVYIVAIDYL; encoded by the coding sequence ATGAGCCGTTATCGCCCTCCCCGCACCGCTGGCACCGCGCTGATCACCCCCGAAGGTGAAGCGCGGATGCGGGCCGAGTTTCATGAACTCTGGCATGTGCGCCGACCGCAAGTGACGCAATCGGTCAGCGAAGCGGCGGCCCAGGGCGATCGCTCGGAAAACGCCGAGTACACCTACGGCAAAAAGATGCTGCGCGAGATCGACAGTCGCGTGCGTTTTCTCACCAAACGCCTGGAAGCCCTCAAGGTCGTCAGCGAAAAACCCAGCGATCCGAACAAGGTTTATTTTGGCGCGTGGGTCACGATTGAATATGAAGACGGCAAAGAGTCGCGCTATCGCATTGTCGGGCCAGATGAGCTGGATCTGAAACTAGGCCTGATCAGCATCGACTCACCGTTGGCACGCGCCTTGATCGGCAAAGCACTGGACGCCGAAGTGCGGGTGCAGACGCCGACTGGCGAACAATGCGTGTATATCGTGGCGATCGACTATTTATGA
- a CDS encoding class I SAM-dependent methyltransferase, with protein MNALSPVIRPAPITAHLTQRNPKILLGGKHQPTLLRYLDGWPRRTGGPAAFLIQFVDDGESLARFANDSFDLAVIQSPSAQDAPEMIKQLTRVARQGLIARR; from the coding sequence ATGAATGCATTAAGCCCCGTTATACGCCCTGCGCCGATCACGGCACACCTCACCCAGCGCAATCCAAAAATCCTGCTTGGCGGTAAACATCAGCCGACGCTTCTGCGTTACCTCGATGGCTGGCCACGTCGTACCGGTGGGCCTGCCGCCTTTCTGATTCAGTTTGTTGACGACGGCGAGTCACTGGCACGGTTTGCCAACGACAGTTTCGATCTGGCGGTGATTCAATCGCCCAGTGCGCAGGATGCACCTGAAATGATCAAACAGCTGACCCGCGTCGCGCGCCAAGGACTGATTGCCCGCCGCTGA
- a CDS encoding DoxX family protein, with protein sequence MSTLINKVLFTRAGYGLTILRIFVGIIFAAHGAQKLFGAFGGYGIAGTAQYMESIGLAPGHLMAILAGGTEFFGGLALIIGLLVRPAALGLTFLSLVAIFSVHISNGLFMANNGYEFALALLGGSLAVLIEGAGKLSVDRAITD encoded by the coding sequence ATGAGCACACTGATCAACAAGGTACTGTTCACTCGCGCGGGCTACGGTCTGACGATTCTGCGGATTTTCGTCGGCATCATCTTCGCGGCCCATGGCGCACAGAAACTCTTCGGGGCATTCGGCGGCTACGGCATTGCCGGCACCGCGCAGTACATGGAAAGCATCGGGTTGGCACCCGGTCACCTGATGGCGATCCTGGCGGGTGGTACCGAGTTCTTCGGCGGTCTGGCGCTGATCATCGGTCTGCTGGTACGCCCGGCAGCGCTGGGGTTGACCTTCCTTTCGCTGGTGGCGATTTTCTCGGTGCACATCAGCAACGGTCTGTTCATGGCTAACAACGGTTATGAATTCGCCCTGGCTTTGCTCGGTGGCAGCCTCGCGGTGCTGATCGAAGGTGCAGGCAAGCTGTCGGTAGACCGCGCCATCACCGACTGA
- a CDS encoding MltF family protein, whose amino-acid sequence MIRPSVLLLLCCSLLLPMPAVARLAGPLQAVPAAKVRDLAEIRSSRVLRVLVNQSRNSSGEVQGQAIGVEYHRLRAFEQYLNGHARDGQEITLKIIPKAKDQLLGALQRGEGDLVAPGELLDPQPGLAVSTSQPIASNVPLLLVGIKGERRYTRLEQLSGKTLALPTGSAAGDAVSQINQKLALHKLAPVKIEWVDPSLAVEDVLEMVQGGIFHLTIVEQPIAERWGKILSKLRFDRQVLISEPGEEYWFVRRDASMLRSSIDRFLTTYKKPSDQDAAFLRIYRRLYQVHYPLAKADRQRLEKLRPVLQKHAEAQGMDWLNLAALAFKESALQPNARSGSGPTGLMQITPSAAQRVGVSNIQNLDANVQAGAKYLAMIRRKFFASPKLNERERMAFVLAAYNMGPERVQGMRAEARRRGLNPNQWFFQVERIAMEQVGMGAVSYVNSVNKYYLAFDRERESLEPQGQKVASRK is encoded by the coding sequence ATGATTCGTCCCTCGGTTTTGTTACTGCTGTGTTGTTCGTTGCTGCTGCCCATGCCGGCGGTTGCGCGCCTGGCCGGGCCGTTGCAAGCCGTGCCCGCGGCCAAGGTCCGCGACCTGGCGGAGATTCGCAGCAGTCGCGTGTTGCGGGTATTGGTCAACCAGAGCCGCAACAGCTCCGGTGAAGTCCAGGGCCAGGCCATCGGCGTCGAATATCACCGCCTGCGCGCCTTCGAACAATACCTCAATGGCCATGCCCGCGATGGCCAGGAAATCACCCTCAAGATCATTCCCAAAGCCAAGGATCAACTGCTCGGCGCGTTGCAGCGCGGGGAGGGTGATCTGGTTGCGCCGGGGGAGTTACTCGACCCGCAACCGGGCCTCGCCGTCAGTACCAGTCAACCGATCGCCAGCAATGTGCCGTTGCTGCTGGTGGGGATCAAGGGCGAACGACGGTACACCCGTCTCGAACAACTCTCGGGCAAAACCCTCGCGCTGCCAACCGGCAGCGCCGCCGGGGATGCAGTCAGTCAGATCAATCAGAAGCTCGCGCTGCACAAACTGGCGCCGGTGAAGATCGAGTGGGTCGACCCCAGCCTGGCGGTCGAGGACGTGCTGGAAATGGTCCAGGGCGGGATTTTTCATCTGACGATTGTCGAGCAACCGATTGCCGAACGTTGGGGCAAGATCCTGTCCAAATTGCGCTTTGATCGTCAGGTTCTTATCAGCGAGCCGGGGGAGGAATACTGGTTCGTGCGCCGCGACGCCTCGATGCTGCGTTCGAGCATCGATCGCTTCCTGACGACCTACAAGAAGCCGTCGGACCAGGATGCAGCGTTCCTGCGGATCTATCGACGCCTGTATCAAGTGCACTATCCCTTGGCCAAGGCCGATCGGCAGCGCCTGGAAAAACTTCGACCGGTGCTGCAAAAACATGCTGAGGCCCAAGGCATGGACTGGCTGAACCTGGCGGCGCTGGCTTTCAAGGAATCGGCGCTGCAACCCAACGCCAGAAGCGGCAGTGGCCCCACCGGCCTGATGCAAATCACCCCGTCCGCCGCCCAACGGGTTGGCGTGAGTAATATTCAAAACCTCGACGCCAATGTGCAGGCCGGCGCCAAGTACCTGGCGATGATCCGCCGCAAGTTTTTTGCCAGCCCCAAACTCAACGAGCGCGAGCGCATGGCGTTCGTATTGGCGGCCTACAACATGGGGCCGGAGCGGGTCCAAGGCATGCGCGCCGAAGCCCGGCGGCGCGGCTTGAATCCTAATCAGTGGTTTTTCCAGGTCGAGCGCATCGCCATGGAGCAGGTGGGAATGGGTGCTGTCAGCTATGTTAATAGCGTGAACAAGTATTACTTGGCGTTCGATCGGGAGCGGGAGTCGTTGGAGCCCCAGGGGCAAAAAGTGGCCTCACGGAAATGA
- a CDS encoding TatD family hydrolase yields the protein MQLIDIGVNLTNPSFADKHQAVLDRAYAAGVCQLVLTGTSVEGSEQALELCQQLDESAQRLFATAGIHPHSASDWNADSAQRLRSLLKEPNVVAVGECGLDFNRDFSPRPQQEKVLEEHLAMAVELQLPVFLHERDASQRLLEILRDYRDQLPAAVVHCFTGEKKALFSYLDLDLHIGITGWICDERRGTHLHPLVKEIKRGRLMLESDAPYLLPRSLRPKPKNGRNEPAYLTEVLREVALHRGESQEDLANHTTACARAFYGLPSIPQ from the coding sequence ATGCAACTCATCGATATCGGCGTCAACCTGACCAACCCCAGTTTCGCCGACAAACACCAGGCTGTGCTCGACCGTGCCTATGCTGCCGGAGTCTGCCAATTGGTGCTCACCGGGACCAGCGTCGAGGGCAGCGAACAGGCTCTGGAGCTGTGCCAGCAACTGGACGAAAGCGCTCAGCGGCTGTTCGCTACGGCCGGTATTCACCCGCACTCGGCCAGCGACTGGAACGCCGACAGTGCTCAGCGTCTGCGCAGTTTGCTCAAGGAGCCGAACGTGGTGGCCGTGGGTGAATGCGGCCTCGATTTCAATCGTGATTTCTCGCCCCGCCCGCAACAGGAAAAAGTCCTCGAAGAACATCTGGCGATGGCGGTTGAGCTGCAGTTGCCAGTGTTCCTGCATGAGCGCGATGCCAGCCAACGATTGCTGGAGATCCTGCGTGATTACCGCGACCAGTTGCCGGCGGCCGTGGTGCACTGCTTCACCGGTGAGAAAAAGGCACTGTTCAGCTATCTCGACCTCGATTTGCACATAGGCATCACTGGCTGGATTTGTGATGAACGCCGGGGCACGCACCTGCATCCGTTGGTCAAAGAGATTAAACGCGGGCGCTTGATGCTGGAGAGCGATGCGCCGTATTTGCTGCCCCGCAGTCTGCGCCCCAAGCCGAAGAATGGTCGCAACGAGCCGGCGTATCTGACTGAAGTGTTGCGTGAAGTGGCGTTGCATCGCGGCGAAAGCCAGGAAGACCTGGCAAACCACACCACAGCCTGCGCGCGAGCATTCTACGGGTTGCCCTCAATCCCTCAATGA